The sequence ATACTGAAGCTTTTAATATACTCAAAGATGATAAATTTGACAATGATGAATAAGTGGGTTTTGGAAAGAGGAAAAAGTTTAGATGTCAAGGGGGATAGAATTATGGCTAAAAAACTTTTTGCGTTTTTGGGAATTGGAGATTATAAAAGCGTAGAGTATTATTTTCAAAATAAAAAAGAAGGATATAAAACAGAGTATATACAAGAGGCTATTACTAAATTGCTAAATGAACAAGATTTAAATGTTACAGTATTTGTGACTGCAGAAGCACGGAAAAAGCACTGGGAACCGGAAAATAATAAAGGGCTTGAAAGCAGATTGAAAAAATTGAACATTAATTGCAAAGCAGTTAATATACCTGATGGAAAAGCAAACGACGATGTATGGAAAATATTCACAAGTGTATATAGTGAAATTGAATTTAATGATGAAATATATGTTGATGTGACTCACTCTCTTAGAAATATACCAATAATTTTTATGTCTGTTTTGAATTATGCAAAGGTTACAAAAAATTGCACTATCAAAGGAATATTTTATGGAGCGTATGAAGCTAAAGAAAATGAGAGAGCACCTATATATGATTTGACGTTGTTTGATCAGATTGGCGAATGGAGTTCGGGAGTTGAACAATTGCTTACAACAGGTGAATGTGAGATGTTTTGTTCTACTGTGGAAAAAACTTTGGATCCTTTATTAAGGGAAGCAAAAGGAAAAGATGAATTAATTAAACTTGTAAAAAAGTGTTCAAAACTTATCAAAGAATTTTATACAGATTTGAAACTTGTAAGAGGAAAATCAGTTTTAGAAGATGGTAGAAAGTTGTATCAAGTTTTGTGTGAAATTAAGGCGTTAAATACGGAAAAACATATTACTATGCAACCATTTTTTCATATACTTGAACGGGTTGAGAATCAGGTCGCTTTCTTTCAAAATGAAAATTTAATAGAAAATATATTGGAGTGTGTTAAATTATGTAAAAAGTTTGGACAGTATCAACAGGCCTATACATTTTTAAGAGAGAATATAATAAATTATGTTTGTATAAATACAGGGCTTGATTGGAAAAAGGAAGATCCGGATAGATTAAAAGCAGAAGAATTAATTGGTAAATTGTATATGAGAAAGATAAAGAAAGTTCAAATAGAAGTTAGTGAAGACATAAAGTCTATACTCGAAAATGGAGAGGATTTTATTTGTGATGATGCAATTGAGTTATTTGGAGAGTTAATTGAATTTAGGAATGATCTTGATCATGCACAATTTAGAATGATTAACCCTTCGAAAGATAAAATTACATGCAAACTTGATTCGTTTATTGAGAGGTTTGAAAAATATTATATTTCTAAATAATTTGGGTTAAGTTCTCAGTTGTTTTAATTAGGAAAGGAAGATTTTATGAGTGACATTTATGCGAGAATGAAAGAAAAAAGAGATATTTGGTATGCAATGGACAGAAGTAACAATGAAGAAAGAATGATGGCGGAAGAATACTATAAAAAGGAGTTAATGCCGCTTATTATGAGATTGTAAAATATTTTATGTAAACTAATTGACTCCTTCTATGATAGAATAATAAAGTATAGGAGGAGTTTTTTATGGCAAGAAAAAGGATAATAACACCAGAAAAGAAAGAGCTTATCAGAAATCTCATTTCTGAGTACAACATTACTTCAGCAAAGGATTTGCAGGAAGCATTGAAGGATCTGCTCGGAGATACGATACAAAATATGTTGGAAGCAGAGCTGGATGAACATCTCGGATATGAAAAGTACGAATCAACTGAAGAAGCGAAATCAAATTACCGTAACGGGTACACATCAAAAACATTAAAGTCAAGTGTAGGGCAAGTGGAAATAGATATCCCGCGGGACCGGAATGCAGAATTCGAGCCGAAAATTGTTCCCAGGTATAAAAGGGACATTTCAGAAATTGAAAATAAAATAATAGCAATGTATGCGCGGGGGATGTCTACCAGAGAAATCAACGAGCAGATACAGGAAATCTACGGATTTGAAGTATCTGCCGAGATGGTAAGTAAGATCACTGATAAAATACTACCTGAGATAGAAGAGTGGCAGAAAAGGCCTCTGGGAGAGGTTTATCCGATAGTATTTATTGACGCAATTCATTTTTCAGTAAAAAATGACGGCATTGTTGGGAAGAAGGCCGTATATATTGTGCTGGCGATTGATATAGAAGGGCAGAAAGATGTTATCGGTATTTATGTAGGAGAAAATGAG comes from Acetivibrio thermocellus ATCC 27405 and encodes:
- the csx2 gene encoding TIGR02221 family CRISPR-associated protein; translation: MAKKLFAFLGIGDYKSVEYYFQNKKEGYKTEYIQEAITKLLNEQDLNVTVFVTAEARKKHWEPENNKGLESRLKKLNINCKAVNIPDGKANDDVWKIFTSVYSEIEFNDEIYVDVTHSLRNIPIIFMSVLNYAKVTKNCTIKGIFYGAYEAKENERAPIYDLTLFDQIGEWSSGVEQLLTTGECEMFCSTVEKTLDPLLREAKGKDELIKLVKKCSKLIKEFYTDLKLVRGKSVLEDGRKLYQVLCEIKALNTEKHITMQPFFHILERVENQVAFFQNENLIENILECVKLCKKFGQYQQAYTFLRENIINYVCINTGLDWKKEDPDRLKAEELIGKLYMRKIKKVQIEVSEDIKSILENGEDFICDDAIELFGELIEFRNDLDHAQFRMINPSKDKITCKLDSFIERFEKYYISK
- a CDS encoding IS256-like element ISCth4 family transposase, whose product is MARKRIITPEKKELIRNLISEYNITSAKDLQEALKDLLGDTIQNMLEAELDEHLGYEKYESTEEAKSNYRNGYTSKTLKSSVGQVEIDIPRDRNAEFEPKIVPRYKRDISEIENKIIAMYARGMSTREINEQIQEIYGFEVSAEMVSKITDKILPEIEEWQKRPLGEVYPIVFIDAIHFSVKNDGIVGKKAVYIVLAIDIEGQKDVIGIYVGENESSKFWLSVLKDLKNRGVKDILILCADALSGIKDAINAAFPNTEYQRCIVHQIRNTLKYVSDKDRKEFARDLKRIYTAPNEKAGYDQMLEVSEKWEKKYPAAMKSWKSNWDVICPFFKYSEELRKIMYTTNTIESLNSSYRRINKSRTVFPGDQSLLKSIYLATVKITSKWTMRYKNWGLILGQLQIMFEGRI